In Oligoflexia bacterium, the following are encoded in one genomic region:
- a CDS encoding DUF4286 family protein, protein MYIYEVNLTIQKSIHAEFEQWLEQHIKDMLALPVFSSAQWYLDKSNGSSSEILWVIHYQLVDKQAYNLYLSEYAQKMRAEGIEKFTQEFTINRRYLVLKK, encoded by the coding sequence ATGTACATTTACGAAGTTAATTTAACAATTCAAAAAAGTATTCACGCAGAATTTGAGCAATGGTTAGAGCAGCATATTAAAGATATGTTGGCATTACCGGTGTTTTCTTCTGCTCAATGGTATTTAGATAAAAGTAATGGTTCATCATCAGAAATATTATGGGTCATACACTATCAACTGGTTGATAAACAGGCCTATAATTTGTATCTATCAGAGTATGCCCAAAAAATGAGAGCTGAAGGAATAGAAAAATTTACTCAGGAATTTACAATCAACAGACGTTATTTGGTTTTAAAAAAGTAA
- a CDS encoding radical SAM protein — protein MHINNSSAASPLKANNTISMEVSPDEKDPQSALKKALKLALTEEKAEIPKLQTTRYRTLTKRGVMWLGQTCNLRCHFCYFLDRIEIRTHPEHPFMSLEKAKKICHTLVHFYGNNAIDIQGGEPTIWKDILPLVSYCNEIGLYPTLITNALVLAKKEKCQAFKDAGLRDFLVSVHGIGDVHDRVVQMPGAHEKQMHALRNMQEVGIPFRFNCVLSKPVINQLPQIAELAVKTGASVVNFLAFNPFEDQAKDGKRSAYNVPKYSDIMPKLNEALDILHENKVEANVRYYPLCMTERRHLKSMYNFQQLPYDHHEWDYASWNWTGIQEQRMKGGETTPPYSLTQERKAPKNENLAQKVVSIPVFGFVAQKLYRLMVLFSKSVKSKDSMYRDNARVRAEDHCGYQYSKRCNDCSVKNICDGFHGDYADLFGTEEANPIVLDHATDDPKRFISEQDKWVEQEDLSWALKN, from the coding sequence ATGCATATCAATAACAGCTCCGCTGCAAGCCCCCTTAAAGCTAACAATACAATTTCAATGGAAGTCAGTCCTGATGAGAAAGATCCCCAAAGTGCTCTAAAAAAAGCTTTAAAGCTTGCTTTGACTGAGGAAAAAGCTGAAATCCCAAAATTGCAAACCACACGATACCGAACATTGACCAAAAGAGGTGTGATGTGGCTGGGACAAACTTGCAACTTACGTTGCCATTTCTGTTATTTCTTGGATCGCATTGAAATCCGTACCCATCCAGAACACCCTTTTATGAGCTTAGAAAAAGCTAAAAAAATATGCCACACCTTGGTGCATTTTTATGGCAACAATGCCATTGATATTCAAGGTGGAGAACCCACCATTTGGAAAGATATTTTACCTTTGGTCAGTTACTGTAATGAAATTGGTTTGTACCCCACCCTTATTACCAATGCTTTGGTTCTGGCCAAAAAAGAAAAATGCCAAGCCTTTAAGGATGCTGGCTTAAGAGACTTTTTGGTCAGTGTTCATGGGATAGGTGATGTTCACGATAGAGTGGTGCAAATGCCAGGTGCACATGAAAAACAAATGCATGCCTTAAGAAATATGCAGGAAGTTGGTATTCCATTTCGTTTCAATTGTGTCTTATCCAAACCCGTTATCAATCAGTTACCTCAAATTGCTGAACTTGCGGTTAAAACGGGTGCCAGTGTTGTGAATTTCTTAGCTTTTAACCCTTTTGAAGATCAAGCCAAAGACGGCAAGCGATCAGCTTACAATGTACCAAAATATTCAGACATCATGCCCAAACTTAATGAAGCTTTGGATATTTTGCATGAAAATAAAGTGGAAGCCAATGTACGCTACTACCCACTATGCATGACGGAGCGTAGACATTTAAAATCCATGTACAACTTTCAACAACTTCCTTACGACCACCATGAATGGGACTATGCTTCCTGGAACTGGACTGGCATACAAGAACAACGTATGAAAGGCGGGGAAACCACCCCGCCTTACAGTTTAACTCAAGAAAGAAAAGCTCCAAAAAATGAAAATTTAGCGCAAAAAGTCGTTTCAATTCCAGTATTTGGTTTTGTTGCACAAAAGCTTTATCGTTTGATGGTTCTGTTTAGTAAATCTGTCAAAAGCAAAGATTCAATGTACCGAGATAACGCTAGAGTAAGAGCAGAAGATCATTGTGGCTATCAATACAGCAAACGCTGTAACGATTGTTCAGTAAAAAATATATGTGATGGTTTTCATGGTGATTATGCTGATTTATTTGGAACTGAAGAAGCCAATCCAATTGTACTTGATCATGCTACGGATGATCCAAAAAGGTTTATTTCTGAACAAGACAAGTGGGTAGAACAAGAAGACCTGTCTTGGGCACTAAAAAACTGA